Part of the Myxococcus fulvus genome, GGCACCCTGTTCGCGGTGCCCTTCAACGCCGCGGAGCCGCTGGCCACGCCGCACACGCTGGCGGCCGCTCCCGCGACGGGCTCGGACCCGGTGCTGCTCGCCCTGGCCGCGGCCGTCTACCGGCTGCAGGTCGCCGGCATCCCCGTGGACGCGCCGCTGGGTGAGTCGCAGTACTCCACCCGCGTGGACGGCAAGAAGATCCCCATCCACGGCGGCGGCAGCTACGACGGCACGGCGAACATCGTGTCGTGGGGCACGCTCAAGTCCACCACGCCGGACTCCGACTACAGCGCGGTGCGCGGCAACACGGTCATCAACTCCCGTACCAACCTCACGGACCAGGGCTACGTCATCAACAACGGCAGCAGCTTCATCATGGCCATGGGCTTCACCGAGACGGGCGTCGAGGGCCGCGCGGTGCTGACCTACAGCGAGTCCAGCGACAAGAGCTCGCCGTACTACGCGGACCAGACGGAGCTGTTCTCCAACAAGCAGTGGCGCAACATCATCTTCACCGAGGAGGCCATCAACGCCGCCAAGGTCGAGGAGACGAAGATCTCCGGCAACTAGCCTCGAGCTTCTCCGCAAAGCACCCAAGGCCCCTGCCCTTCGCGGCGGGGGCCTTCTTTTTTCGGGCCCGTGGACGGCGATGCCCCGCAACCCTCCCGGCGAGGTGGTCGCTCGGGCCCGCAGTCCGCCACGCGACAGCGGCCGGGGCGCGGGCAACCTGGGGGCGACACTCGACGCGACGTGGGGACGAGCCCCGTGTCCAGCGGGTGATGCCCGCCCCCGTGGGCGGCTGGCGTCACGGCGGGGCGAACCCAGGATGCGCGGGCAGACCGCCCGGCACCGCCAGCAGCACGCGGTGAAACGGCCCCGGGGGTACCGGTACTGCGAAGGAGCGGTAGTGCACCATGACGACACCCGTCTTCAAGACAGCCATCATCGACAGGGTCTTCTTCTTGCGGTGGGAGTCACCGCCCGACCGGCAGGACATCCAGCGCGTGTTCCAGCAGATGCGGGACGCCCACGCCTGGCCCGAACCGCCCCTGGTGCTGGTGGCGAGCCTGTCCTCCAAGTCCGCCGTCCCCAACAGCGAGCAGCGCTCGAACCTGTCCGCGTTCCAGTCGGATGCGCGGCCGCTGTTCACGGAGATCCACGCCATCGTCGAGGGCAATGACCTGCAGTACAACCTCCAGCGCGTCATCATCGCCGGCATCAACATCGTCACCGGGACCTACGACAAGACGCTCCAGCGCGTGCACCAGCGCGCGGAACAAGTGGCCCCGCTGCTCTCCGGCACCCTGGGCGTGGACGGGCCCCGGGTCATCGAGGAGGCCAGGAGGCGCGGCGTGGTGTGAGCCACCGGCACGCGCGTCGGCCCGCCTTCACGCGGGCTGGCGCGCGGGCTCCTCTGTCCGGGGCCGCGCGCGGGCCTTGACGTAGCGGTGGTCGAAGAGGTCCACGTAGAGGTACTCCGGCCACGACACCATGGTGTGGGCGCCGAGCATCACCCCCCGCATCAGCTCGCTCACCATCATCCCCGCCGCGGTGGTGGCCCCCACGACGCAGGTGGGCGCGGGGCCCTTGCCCGCGAAGCACGCCTCCATGGCGGCCTGATGCAGGTAGTCGCCCAGATGCGGGATGATGGCCGGCAGGTCCACGCGGCCATCCGGAAGGATGTACAGCTCCTCGTACAGCGGGGCATCCGGTTGGAAGACATGCAACGCCGCCCCGAACCCCAGCATCAACCCCGTCATCGCCGGGACGCCGCGCTCGCGGCACGCCTTGTGGAGGGCCTGCTTCGCGCGCGCGCCCGCGATGTCGATGACCTCCACCACATAGTCCACCGGCGGCAGCACCTGGGTGCCCCCCAGCACGTCGGTGACGTTGTCCTCGGTGATGCCCTCGTGGACCCGCCGCAGGCGCAGGTCCGGGTGGATGTCCAGGCACATGCGCCCCACCACGTCCACCTTGGCCGCGCCGAGCGTGCTCTCGAAGCACCCCACCTGCCGGTTCATGTTGTGGACCTCGTAGGTGTCGAAGTCGGCGAGCGTCAGGCACCCCACGCCCAGCCTCGCCAGGTCCACCGCGCACTGGCCTCCGGCCCCTCCCACCCCGGCGACGAGGACATGCGTGCGGGCCAGACGCGCCATCACCTCGGCGCTCACCACTCCCAGATTGCGCTCGAAACGGGGCTCCACCATGACGCCTCCCCTTTCATCCCCGGGGAGCGTCGAGATGCGCGTGCGACGTGTCGGCTTCGCGTCTTCCCGGGCCCGTCGATGTGGCCCTCGTCCCCTGCTCCCGGGAGGGGCCGCCGCCCCGGGATGTTCACCAGTCCGCCTCCCCCGAAGACGGTGTCCGGCGCACGGCACTCGGCACGTCCAACGGCCCCAGTCGTCAGTCCCGCGCCACACCCGTGATGTGCCTGCTTCAGTCGTGAAGCGGGGTCTTTCCCACCACACCCGCCAGGGCATGTCAGACGGTTGCTTCACAGTGGACACCAGGCGTGAAGTCCAGGGATAGGAGACACTCCGCGAGTTTCGTGTGTTCAAACTCTGGCGTGGATTCTGCTCAGCGGGTGACACGGCACGGAGGCGCCAGGGGCACCGACGCGCGGCTCCCTCCGAACCCCTCTTCTTCGATTCGAGGTCTCTATGCGTTTGAGGTTCTGCCTTCTTGTCTGTCTGACATTCTTGTCATTGGGTTGTGGGAATTCCGAGCCGCCCGCCACGCCGGAGGCTCTGCGGGACAGCGCGACGGAGGCGCTGGCGACGAACAGCTCGGAGCTGCTGGGCGTGGTGAACCCCGCCACCGCGCGGCAGGCGACGCGCGAGGTGCTCTTCGGAGACCTGGCGCACTACCGCTTCGAGCTCCAGGTGGGGCCCGGCGAGCATGACGTGGTGACGGTGCACCGGGTGGTGCGGGAGAACGCGCCCTGGTGGCCCGCACGGACGCAGCGGGCGGTGTTCATGCTGCACGGCGACGCGTGGGGTTTCGACGCCGCGTTCCTGTCGAGCGTGGGCTCCGCGCACGTGCCCCGGGAGCAGTCCATCGCCGCGTACCTGGCCCAGGAGGGCGTGGACGTCTGGGGCATGGACATGCGGTGGGTGGGCGTGCCGGCGGGTCAGCAGGACTTCTCCTTCATGGCCGGGTGGAACCTGGGCACGCACGCCAGGGACCTGGGCGCCAGCATCCTCCTGGCCAAGGCGCTGCGGCTGACGAATGGCAGCCTGGGCTCGCTGCACCTGCTCGCGTGGAGCCGGGGCGCCATGGTCGCGTATGCCTATCTGAACGACGAGGCGCGGCTGCCCAGGGGACTGCGCCAGGTGGATGGCTTCATCCCCGTGGACATGGTGATGCGGCATGCCCCGCAGTACGCGGAGCAGCAGGCTTGGGCGTGCGGGCGTCACGCGGCGCTGAAGGCCCGGCGGGACTCGGGCATCTATGAGGGAGGGCTGCTCGGCGCGGCGCCGGGAATCACTTTGCAGGCCATTGGCCAGCTCGCGGCCCTGGCGCCGTCGGCGCCGTCCCCGCTGCTGCCGGATGATGTCTTCGGCCCCGGCACGGGTCGGCCCACCAACCGCCGGGCGGCCATCGTCTCCGCCGCGGCCACGGGCGCGCTGCTCAAGCCGCTGGAGCCGCTCGCTCCGGGCTACCACCTGCTGGCGGGCAAGCCGGATGAGACGGGACTGCCGGGCAGCCTGACGTACACGCCCGAGGCCTACCTCTACGAGTACGCCCAGCGCGCGGCGCCCTACCAGAGCCTCAACGAGGTGGTGGAGTCGGATGCGTGGACGTGCGGGCTGGACGTGCCCTACGACGACCGGCTGAGCCAGGTGAAGCTGCCCGTGTTGTACGTGGGCGCGGGCGGCGGCGTGGGTGAGTACGGGGTGTTCTCCACGTCGCTGTTGGGGAGCAACGACGTCACGTCCCTCATCGTGAGGGACCACCCGGTGGCCGAGCGTGCGCTCGACTTCGGTCACGCGGACCTGTTCCTCGCGACCAGCGCCCGTCAGCGGGTGTGGCGGCCCATCCTCCAGTGGGTGCGCGCCCACTGACGCCCGGACATCAGTCCTGTTTCCACAGGCCGTGGCGCCGGGCCCGGCGACCCAGCGTCACCGGGTCCATGCCCAGCGCCATGGCCGCGCGGCGGAGCACCCCGCCGTGGCGCTCGAGCGCCTCGCGGATGAGCTCGCGCTCCACCCGCTCCAGTCGCGCGCGCAAGGAGCCGTCTCCCGCCAGCTCGTTGCGAGGCGGTGACGCGGAGACCAGGCTCGGCGGCAAGAGCCGGCGCGACACCACCTCCCCCGGCCGCGACAGCAGCACCGCACGCTCCAGCACGTTGCGCAGCTCGCGCACGTTGCCCGGCCACGGGTAGGCGCGCAGCATGTCCTCCACGTCCTGGGACATGCCGCTGGCCGAGCGGCGCAGGGTGCGGTTGAACAGGCCCAGGAAGTAGCGCGCCAGCTCCGGGATGTCCTCGGGCCGCTCGCGCAAGGGCGGGATGTCGATGGTGAAGCTGTTGAGCCGGTAGAAGAGGTCCGCGCGGAAGCGCCCCTCGCGCACCTCCTCGCCCAGGTCCTTGTTGCTCGCGGCCAGCACGCGCACGTCCACGTGGCGCACCTGGGTGCCGCCCACCGGACGCACGTCGCCCGTCTCCAACACGCGCAGGAGCTTCGCCTGCAGGTTGGGGGTGGTGTTCTCGATTTCGTCCAGGAAGATGGTGCCGCCGTTGGCGAGGACGAACAGGCCCGGGTGGTCCGCCACCGCGCCGGTGAAGGCGCCTTTCACGTGGCCGAACAGCTCGCTCTCCAGCAGCGTCTCCGTGAGCGCGCCGCAGTCCTGGATGACCAGCGGCGCCTCGCCTCGCCCGCTGAGGCGGTGGACGATGCGCGAGAGCACCTCCTTGCCCGTGCCCGTCTCGCCCTGCAGCAGGACCGCCACGCGGTGCGGGGCGACCAGGCGCACCATCTCCATCACCCGCTGCATGGCGGCGCTGCGAAGGCCCACCTCCTCCTCACCCCGTCCGCCCGGCACCGAGGGCAGGGCCTGTGACAGCGCGCGCTCGCGCAAGAGGTTGCGCTCGAGCTCCAGCGCCATGCGCCACTGCTCGGTGCGCACGCCCCGCTCGCGGCCGGCCTGGAGCACGGCCTGGAGCACGGCCTCGGGAGGAGGTGACGCACCGAGCGCGCGGAAGACCAGGCCCGCGTTGAACAGGGCCACCAGTCGCTCGGGCGCGGCGGGCGCGCAGTAGATGATGCGCGAGGTCAGGTCGGACGGCGGCCCCGCGGAGGACAGGTCCACGTCCTCGGCCGGCGTGCCCAGCCCCGCGACCAACGACAGCGCGCGCTCCTCGTCGCGGCCGCAGACCAGCAGCGCCGCCGCGTCGCCGCGGGCCAGGAGCGCCTGGGCCTCCTCGGCGCTCGACGCGAAGTGCGGCACCGCCTGGCCCTCGAGCGCGGCCCGCACATCCTGGGCCTCCTCGTCGCTGGCGAAGGCCACCACCACGTGGAGCCGCGCGGTGGCCAGATAGCGCGCCAGCTTCACCCCATCCGAGTCCTCGAAGGCGTGGAAGAAGACGCCGAGCGCCGTCACCGGGCCGCCCGTCTCGTGCCGCCAGCGCACGTCGCCCCGGGCGCGGATGTGCTCGCCCGAGTCCGGCAGGGAGAAGGACAGCTCGACGGACTCGCCCTCGCACGGGCCTTCCTGCGGGCCGCGTGGCGTGGCGATGAGGCCGATGCCGGTCTCGCTGATGTTGACGGCCCAGCACCCAGGGAGCGCGGGCTGCGTCACCACCTTCACGTACAACGGCTTGCGTTCGCTTCGAGGGGCGTAGGCGGACACAGGCCGCGTCATGACGCCCACAGTCTACTTCACGGATGAAGCCTTGCTGGGAAATTGCGGCGGCAGGGGAACGACAATGTCGACGTCCGGCTGTCGAGGGGCGGTGCGGGCAAGCCCGGTGGCGCCGTGAGGGTGGAAGCCGACTCAGGGCCGCTCGGGGTGGAGCAGCAGGCCCATGAGGAGGTCGTCGACCCAGGCGCCCTCCTCGGTGCGGAGGAAGTCGCGGCGGGTGCCCTCGAGGACGAAGCCGAAGGAGCGATAGAGGGCCTGGGCGCGGGGGTTGTCGCCCCGGACCTGGAGCTCCACGCGGTGGACCCTGTCGCCGTTGGTGTCGCGATGGGCGCGCAGCCACGCGAGCAGGTGGTGCATCAGCGCGCGCCCTACTCCCAGGCCCTGGGCGTCGGGGTGGACGCCGATGCCGAGCACGCCGCCGTGGCGGAGCATCCGGTAGCTCGGCCGCAGGAAGGAGGCCTCGCCCAACAGCGCGCCTCCGGGGGCGGTGGCGACGAGGGGGAACGCGGTGCCGTCCTGACGGTGGAGCCCCGCGGCCTCGCGTCGGGCGGTGAAGGCGGCCGCGTCCGCGGGCAGCTCGTCCGGGAGCTTCACCAGCCCCTCGCGAGCCTGGACGACGGCGCGCTCCAGCGCGAACAACGCGGGTCCATCCTCGGGCGTCGCCTCCCGGATGAGACAGGGGCGACCATCCTTCAGCGACAGCGACACGGGCGGGAAGCGCATCAGTGCATCCTTCATCAGGCAAGACCGCGGAGGGTGAGAAGACAGGGGACCACCCCACTCAACGAGAGCGTCCCCGCGCGAGAGGCCCGCGCCATGGGATGACGAGGCGACGACAGGGGACTCTTCTTCAGCATGCGCGACCGACGGCGAGACCGTCGACATGGAATGGCGAGGCCTTCCCTCAGTGAAGGCGCCCTTGATAGCGGCCCATCGACATGGCCTGGGGAGAGATGGAATTGCTCCTCGTTCAGCACGCGGCCCCCATGGAACGCCCATCGGTATGGCCTGGCGAGGAGACAGGAACGCCCCTCCTTCGACGAGAACGCCTCTGATAGCGAGCCTGTCGACAAGGGAGCCAGCGTAGACAGCGGCAAGTCCTTCGGACGGAGCGCCCATCGACATGGGCTGGCGAGGAGACAGGGACGTCCCTCCTTCAGTGAGAGCGCTCCCGGTAGAGGGCCTGTCGACATGGGAAGGCGCGACGGGGAGCAGAGACCGGACCTGACTCGCTCGCGGGTTCGGGGCATGATGCGCGCACGCAGATGAGGGGGAGTCCCATCTTGACGATGACCACCACCGCGAGCCCTCGCGGCGAGGAACACGAGCTCGCGCTGCTGCTCGGCGGACGCTGTCGGCGTTGCGCCGAGCGGATTCCGGGAGGCACCGCCCTGCGCGGCCGCCCCTGCCCTCGTTGCTCGGAGGCCACGCTCCCCAGCCCCGAGGACCGGGAGGTGCTCCACCAGCTCTCCACCCAGCGCGCCACGGTGCGCCTGAGCGTCGCGGTGGTGGGCGTGGCGGCCGCGGCCCTCGTGGCCAGCTGGGTGCCGCTGCTCACGTCATTCCTCCTGGTCGCCGCGCTCGTGTGGCTTCGCGTGACGCTGGTGACGCCCGCGCTCCAGCTCCTCTCGCTCCAGCGCAAGCTCGTCGCACGCTGGACGCTGCGGCTGGCCGCGGGATGCTTCGTCGCGCTGTCGGTCCTCATGCTGGAGCTCCTGACACTGGTGCCTGGCCTCGGCGCACTGGCGAAGGTGGCGCTGAGCGCGGGACAGGTCGCCGTGGCGGGGCTCTTCGCGCGTCGCTATCTGGCGTGGCAGACCGGACGCGAAGCCCAGGGGGTGCCCGTCGCCTGGTGGGAGATGGGGCTTCTCGTAGCGTGGATGCTCCTGCTACTCGCCTTCACCACGGCGTCCGTGCTGCTGGTGGTCTACGTGCTCCAGTCGCTGGGGTTCGTGAAGGAGTTCCTCGTCATGCCGGTGGGAGGCTGAGCCATGCTCACGTACGCCCTCGTCTCGCAGGCCATCGGCCTGAGCGGTGCTTCGGGGACTCGCGCGGGAGGCAGCCTGCTGCTGCTCGCGCTGGCCGCGCATGCGCAGTACCTCACGCTGCCGCCCGAGCTGACGTGGCTCGCCACGCCGCAGGCGCTCGGGGCCATGGTCGCGCTGCTCGCGTTCGAGATGTACACGCAGCGCGACAGCGACCTGCGCATGGTGCTCGGCCTCGCGCAGTTCGCGTTGAGCGCGGGCAGCGGCGCCACGGTGGCGCTCGCCTCCGTGGGCGTGGGCACCGAGGGGCTCCCTCCCTGGGCCGTGGGCGCCGTGGGCGCCTTCGTCGCCGTGTCCACCCTGTCCCTGCGCCAGTGGCTGCACACCCGCGTGGACCACCTTGAAACCGAGGTCCTGCGTCCGCGGAAGTGGCTCCTGCGCATCGAGGACTGCTTCGGCCTGGGACTCGCGGCGGTCGCCATCCTCTGGGCCCCACTCGCCTTGGTGCTCGTCCTCCTGTTCACCGCGGCCTGCGCCGTGGCGGGATGGCTCGCGTACCGGCTGGAGGCACGTGGCCGGCGCCCCTGCCCCGCCGGCTGTGGCGCTCGCATCCGACAGGAGGCCTCTCGCTGTCCGAAGTGTCACGCGGATGTGCCCATCGCCCGCAGGTTGGACCTGCGGCTCGCGGGCCGGATGCGGGACGCGCTCCAGAGCGCGCTGGGCTCCGGGACTTCCGGTGTTTCCCGCGCGGACCCGAGCGTCCGGCGCGGCGGCGGCAAGCTCCCCTCCCGTCTGGGGTGATGCGCGGCCCGCGCCGTTCCTGGCATGCTGGGAACCTCCGCCATGTCCTCGAGCCCGGACACGTCTTCAACCGGCCCGGTGCTCCGGGTCGCCCAGCAGGTTCCTCGCACCGAGGCGGAGGGCCCCGGGCGCCGCTTCGCGCTCTGGGTCCAGGGCTGTCCGCTGCGCTGCCCCGGCTGCTGCAATCCGGAGATGTTCGCGATGGAGCGCGGCACCGTCGTGACGGTGGAAGCCATGGCGGCCCGGGTGCTCGCGACGCCCGGCATCGAGGGCCTCACCATCCTGGGCGGAGAGCCCTTCTCCCAAGCGGACGCCGCAGCGGAGCTGTGTGAGCGCGTGCGCGCGGGCGGGCTCAGCACCCTCGTCTTCACCGGCTACACGCTGGCCGAGCTGAAGGCGCAGGGCCGCCCCGGAGTCGAGCGCCTGCTCGCCTCGCTGGACCTGCTGGTGGATGGGCGCTACGAGAAGGACCAGCCGGAGACGGGCCGGCGGTGGATCGGCTCTCGCAACCAGGTCATGCACTTCCTCACCCCGCGCTACGCCCCGGAGGACCCGACGTTCACCGCGCCGAACACGGCCGAGGTCCACCTCATCGAGGGGCGCATCATCGTCAACGGCTGGCCCGACCTCGCGGACCGACTGCGCCCATGAGCCGCGTCTCGCCCTCCGAGCACCGGCTGCTCACGCTCGCGCGCGCCATCCTGGGCCAGGGCCCCTACATGCCCGTGGAGGACTTGTTCCGGGGCAGCCACGTCTGTCCGCCCCAGCTGGGCCCCGAGGCCCTCCTGGCGCTGAGAGATTCGCTGTCCAAGGGCACCGTGCTCGCCCTCGCGCGGATGGGCGGGGGTCGCAAGCGCCGTCACCTGCCCTCCACCTCCGGGACGACGCGGCTCTGGGAGCGGCACCCGCCCCGCCCGCTCCACTTCTCCGCACTCTGCTTCCACACCCTGCGCTGGCTGGTGGAGCAGCCGCTCACCGTCCCCGACCACCGCCCCCTGGACGTCGACGCACCTCCGACTCTCGCAGACGAGTTGTTCCTGTACCTGTGCTGCCGGATGCTCGTGGGGACCTCCTGCGCGCCGGCCCTGGCCAAGGAGCCCCAGTTCCGCCGCTCCGCCCTGTGCCGGCTCGGGTTCCCCGACGTGTTCGCCTCCGTGTCGGCTTCGCTCTCGGCCGACGACTTCGCGCCGCTGCTCGCCGACGGAGGCTGGCTCCTGGAGGCCGTCCAGGAC contains:
- a CDS encoding ThiF family adenylyltransferase, with translation MVEPRFERNLGVVSAEVMARLARTHVLVAGVGGAGGQCAVDLARLGVGCLTLADFDTYEVHNMNRQVGCFESTLGAAKVDVVGRMCLDIHPDLRLRRVHEGITEDNVTDVLGGTQVLPPVDYVVEVIDIAGARAKQALHKACRERGVPAMTGLMLGFGAALHVFQPDAPLYEELYILPDGRVDLPAIIPHLGDYLHQAAMEACFAGKGPAPTCVVGATTAAGMMVSELMRGVMLGAHTMVSWPEYLYVDLFDHRYVKARARPRTEEPARQPA
- a CDS encoding sigma 54-interacting transcriptional regulator, producing MTRPVSAYAPRSERKPLYVKVVTQPALPGCWAVNISETGIGLIATPRGPQEGPCEGESVELSFSLPDSGEHIRARGDVRWRHETGGPVTALGVFFHAFEDSDGVKLARYLATARLHVVVAFASDEEAQDVRAALEGQAVPHFASSAEEAQALLARGDAAALLVCGRDEERALSLVAGLGTPAEDVDLSSAGPPSDLTSRIIYCAPAAPERLVALFNAGLVFRALGASPPPEAVLQAVLQAGRERGVRTEQWRMALELERNLLRERALSQALPSVPGGRGEEEVGLRSAAMQRVMEMVRLVAPHRVAVLLQGETGTGKEVLSRIVHRLSGRGEAPLVIQDCGALTETLLESELFGHVKGAFTGAVADHPGLFVLANGGTIFLDEIENTTPNLQAKLLRVLETGDVRPVGGTQVRHVDVRVLAASNKDLGEEVREGRFRADLFYRLNSFTIDIPPLRERPEDIPELARYFLGLFNRTLRRSASGMSQDVEDMLRAYPWPGNVRELRNVLERAVLLSRPGEVVSRRLLPPSLVSASPPRNELAGDGSLRARLERVERELIREALERHGGVLRRAAMALGMDPVTLGRRARRHGLWKQD
- a CDS encoding GNAT family N-acetyltransferase, yielding MRFPPVSLSLKDGRPCLIREATPEDGPALFALERAVVQAREGLVKLPDELPADAAAFTARREAAGLHRQDGTAFPLVATAPGGALLGEASFLRPSYRMLRHGGVLGIGVHPDAQGLGVGRALMHHLLAWLRAHRDTNGDRVHRVELQVRGDNPRAQALYRSFGFVLEGTRRDFLRTEEGAWVDDLLMGLLLHPERP
- a CDS encoding DUF4126 domain-containing protein, whose product is MLTYALVSQAIGLSGASGTRAGGSLLLLALAAHAQYLTLPPELTWLATPQALGAMVALLAFEMYTQRDSDLRMVLGLAQFALSAGSGATVALASVGVGTEGLPPWAVGAVGAFVAVSTLSLRQWLHTRVDHLETEVLRPRKWLLRIEDCFGLGLAAVAILWAPLALVLVLLFTAACAVAGWLAYRLEARGRRPCPAGCGARIRQEASRCPKCHADVPIARRLDLRLAGRMRDALQSALGSGTSGVSRADPSVRRGGGKLPSRLG
- a CDS encoding 4Fe-4S single cluster domain-containing protein, whose amino-acid sequence is MSSSPDTSSTGPVLRVAQQVPRTEAEGPGRRFALWVQGCPLRCPGCCNPEMFAMERGTVVTVEAMAARVLATPGIEGLTILGGEPFSQADAAAELCERVRAGGLSTLVFTGYTLAELKAQGRPGVERLLASLDLLVDGRYEKDQPETGRRWIGSRNQVMHFLTPRYAPEDPTFTAPNTAEVHLIEGRIIVNGWPDLADRLRP